From the Actinomyces sp. zg-332 genome, the window TGCTCGGGCGAGACAACTACACTAACACGTTCGTAGTTTTTAGCTGCTGATCGAATCATAGTTGGGCCACCAATATCAATGTTTTCAATGGCTTCAGCTAACTCTACATTTTCTTTAGAAATTGTTTTCTCAAATGGATACAAGTTTACGACAACCATATCAATTGGAGTAATTTCGTGTTCTTTTAAAGTATCTAAATGTTTCTGCTCATTTTTAGCTAAAATGGCTCCATGTACATTAGGATGTAAAGTTTTTACTCTACCGTCAAGTATTTCTGGAAAATGAGTAATTTCTGAGATTCCTATTACAGGTATTTCGTTATCTTTAAGAGTTTTTGCTGTTCCTCCAGTTGATATAATTTCATATCCTAGTGAAGATAGTTTTTTAGCAAACTCAACAATACCTGTTTTATCAGATACACTAATCAATACTCTTTTCATTATTGGTTCCCTTTGTTTATGTAGACTGTTCTATCTACAATGGCTAATTGTTTTTGGTTATAGTAATTAATTGCTTTTGTATAAAGTTTATGTTCTTCAACAAGAATTCGCTCAGACAAGCTATCTTCGTCATCATCACTGTAAACAGGAACACTAGCTTGTGCGATTATAGGACCTGTATCAAGTCCTTTATCTACAAAGTGAACAGTACATCCACTTACTTTAACCCCATAGTCAATTGCTTGTTTTTGGGCATGTAACCCTGGAAAAGATGGAAGTAAAGAAGGATGAATATTCATAATGGGAGTTTTTATATTATCTAGAAAAGTTTTTCCCAAAATTCTCATATATCCAGCCAGTA encodes:
- the purN gene encoding phosphoribosylglycinamide formyltransferase, with the translated sequence MTTKLIILASGRGSNALAIHNSCIQNRLDAEIVAIFSDNPTANIINKAKEIGINSAVINPRNYSSKENYEKELVTEINKYDYDLVVLAGYMRILGKTFLDNIKTPIMNIHPSLLPSFPGLHAQKQAIDYGVKVSGCTVHFVDKGLDTGPIIAQASVPVYSDDDEDSLSERILVEEHKLYTKAINYYNQKQLAIVDRTVYINKGNQ